One window of the Xiphophorus couchianus chromosome 12, X_couchianus-1.0, whole genome shotgun sequence genome contains the following:
- the coq2 gene encoding 4-hydroxybenzoate polyprenyltransferase, mitochondrial: protein MFPNRLSSRLTLTALRWTAVSPTCPPSCLSTLSNCFLQNQTARSKDGFLSESAVLRRVLCSQCRFKLRPRETQRRSFSLSGANVVNSAPAHVQPYLRLMRLDKPIGTWLLYLPCTWSIALAAEPGCLPDVGMLALFGTGALLMRGAGCTINDMWDKDFDKQVARTACRPIASGEISRMQALVFLGGQLSLALCVLLCLNYYSIALGASSLSLVITYPLMKRITYWPQLVLGLTFNWGALLGWAAVKGSCDWSVCLPLYFSGVMWTLVYDTIYAHQDKEDDVKVGVKSTALMFQERTKLWLGGFTAAMLSGLVEAGANAEQTLPYYAALSAVAVHLARQIYTVDINKAEDCWKQFSSNRNLGLLLFLGIVAGNLLKESKEI, encoded by the exons ATGTTCCCTAACAGGCTGAGCAGCCGGTTAACTCTGACGGCCCTGAGATGGACCGCTGTGAGTCCGACCTGTCCCCCGTCCTGTCTCTCCACCCTGTCCAACTGCTTCCTGCAAAACCAAACAGCGAGGAGTAAAGACGGCTTCCTTTCAGAGTCTGCTGTGTTGAGACGAGTTTTGTGCAGCCAGTGTCGGTTTAAGTTGAGACCCAGAGAAACGCAGCGCAGGTCGTTCAGTCTCTCTGGTGCTAATGTGGTGAACTCAGCTCCTGCTCATGTCCAGCCTTACCTGAGACTGATGAGGCTGGACAAACCCATCG GAACATGGCTGCTCTACCTTCCTTGTACGTGGAGCATCGCCTTGGCAGCGGAGCCTGGATGCCTCCCGGATGTCGGGATGCTTGCCCTGTTTGGTACCGGCGCCCTGCTGATGAGGGGGGCAGGCTGCACCATCAACGACATGTGGGATAAAGACTTTGacaaacaa GTGGCCAGGACAGCCTGCAGACCGATCGCATCGGGGGAGATTTCACGGATGCAGGCGCTGGTTTTCCTCGGAGGGCAGCTCTCCCTCGCTCTCTGTGTTCTTCTGTGTCTCAACTACTACAG CATAGCTCTTGGtgcctcttctctctctcttgtaATCACTTACCCACTGATGAAGAGGATCACTTACTGGCCACAGCTCGTATTGG GGCTCACTTTTAACTGGGGCGCTCTGCTTGGCTGGGCCGCCGTGAAGGGCTCCTGTGATTGGTCCGTATGCCTTCCCCTGTATTTCTCTGGAGTGATGTGGACGTTGGTATATGACACAATCTATGCTCATCAG GATAAAGAGGACGATGTTAAAGTGGGAGTAAAATCCACAGCGCTGATGTTCCAGGAGCGAACCAAACTTTGGCTGGGCGGCTTCACGGCGGCCATGTTGTCTGGGCTGGTCGAGGCCGGAGCCAATGCTGAGCAAACGCTTCCTTACTATGCCGCACTGAGCGCTGTGGCCGTTCACCTCGCACGCCAG ATTTACACAGTGGACATCAACAAAGCAGAAGATTGCTGGAAACAGTTTAGTTCAAACAGAAACCTGggacttctgttgtttttaggaATAGTTGCTggtaatttgctgaaagaatcTAAAGAGATATGA